The DNA window ATCCATCAAGCACCTAGAGATTATTCGCAATCTCGATCATGAGATTTACTTAAGTGTGGTGTCTATTTGGGAGGCGATCGTCAAGCACCAGTTGGGAAAGCTACCATTCCCAGAAAACCCTGCGACCTATCTTCCCAAACAACGCGATCGCCACTCCTCTGCACAATAAAATGCTACAGCAGAAGTAATCCATTGTACAAACTAATGACTGAACTGACCTTAGACAAACCAGAATTCAAGCAACTCCTGAAAGCTACCATTCAGGAATTAATCCAAGAAGAAAGAGAGATGTTTTCTGAACTACTGGTACAAGCGCTAGAAGATATCGCCATGGAAAATACCATTAAGGAAGGAGAGAACAGTGAAGTTGTTAGTCATGATGAAATCTTTAAGATGCTAACTTCTGTAGAAAAAGCTCAAGATCTGTTTAGACAGTATGTTCCTGAAGGTCGAATTCTTTCTGAAGAATTGATGGCTGAACGGAGACAGGAGAACAGAGTTGAGTGAAGTAGTTGTTGATGCATCGGCTATTTTAGCGTTGCTGAATCAAGAAAAGAGGAGTGAAGAAGTTGCACGATTTATGGGTAAGGCAGCTATTAGCAGCGTCAAGGTATCCGAAGTAATTGCTAAGTTAGCAGAATTGAATATTCCTGAAGATGTAATTGCCGAAATTTTGTCGAATTTAAAGCTTGAAGTGATTCCGTTTAGTGAAGAACAAGCGTTACAAGCGGGTATGCTGCGTCCCGTTACGAAGTCACTGGGTTTATCATTAGATCGCGCTTGTCTGGCACTGGGTATTTATCTTCATAAACCTGTTCTGACGAGCGATCGCCAATGGAGTCATCTAAATCTTAATGTTGAAGTTCGGCTGGTGCGATCGTGAACTTTTGGGCGATCACAGGTCATTCGCTGCTTCTAGTATAGGCGATCGCCACTGTGGTTACTTATAATTTCTAGTCTCGAAAAACCTCTAGATAGGGAGCATAGGAAAAGGCTCGATTCCGTTTTTGTCCAGTGATTTCTTCCAAAAGTCTTAGATCGCAAAGATTCTTGATCAGGGTGTTGGCATTAGAGTATCGTAACTTAGTAATTTCTATGGCGTGTTCTACAGTAAAAATCGGTTTAGAATAGAGACTCTCAAGTAATGCGATCGCCTTAGCCGCTCTACGCCCCATTTGATCGAGTACCAACTGGCGATGTTCTTCTTTCAAGTTAACTATTTTTCGAGCAGTAGCAGCAGCTTCTTGAGCTACTTCATAAATACCACATAGGAAAAACTTGAGCCAATTTTCCCAGTTTCCACGATCTCTAATGTCCTGAAGGTAATCGTAATATTGAGATCGGTATTTCTTGAAGTAGTAAGAAATATAGAGAAGTGGGCGCTGAAGGATATTTTGTTCGCACAAAAGAAAAGTAATTAAAAGCCGCCCTGTTCTGCCATTGCCATCTAAAAAAGGATGAATCGTTTCAAATTGAGCATGGGCTAACCCCACTTTGATCAGGGTAGGCATGGGTTGAGAGCTATGCAAAAATTTCTCTAAATTATCTAAAGATTTGAGCATTTCATGGGGAGGAGGGGGTACATAAGTCGCATCTTTTAAGGAACATCCTCCCGTCCCAATCCAATTTTGGCTACGACGAAACTCACCTGGATCGCGTTCAGAACCTCTGACCCCTCGCATTAATTTTTCATGAATTTCTTTAATTAATCGTAAAGAAACTGGTAAGTCTTTGAGTCGGTCAAGACCATGATTAATAGCATCAATATAGTTGACGACTTCAGCAATATCTTGTGGGTTCTGTGGTTCTAATGCTTGAGATTCAAATTCTAGAACATCCATTAAAGACGCTTGTGTACCTTCGATTTGACTGGAAAGAACAGCTTCTTTACGAACATACATAAAGACAAACAAATCTGGGTTCGGAAGAGCATCGGTTGCTCCGTCTAAACGACCCAGAGCGCGATCTGCTTGAGACAAAAGATTCCACATCTCCTGATCCATGACAATTTCTGGCTGAGGTGGTAGAGGACTAGGTATAAAGGCTTGATATCCTTCTATCTGGTGTACATATTGACCTGCTCTGGTTGAGTGAACCATTATTATCGGTTTCGTTAATACTGCATTGATTTCACTTCTATATTAACGAAAAGAGGCTCTTTCCGTTAATAACGGTAGTTTCTGGACGTTTTACTCCAAGCAAAAAACTATATGTAGTGTTTTAATATAGATAAAGACACTAGAGATCGCCAATGGAGTCATCTAAATCTTAATGTTGAAGTTCGGCTGGTGCGATCGTGAACTTTTGGGCGATCACAGGTCATTCGCTGCTTCTAGTATAGGCGATCGCAGTCCCGGTTTGACGATCTATTGTATCTTACGACCAATGTAACCAATGAGAATTTTTCCTGGGCCTAAGTCCGTGCAAAAATAGAGTCTCCAATCTCCTGGAGTCATTCTGAGATG is part of the Roseofilum reptotaenium CS-1145 genome and encodes:
- a CDS encoding type II toxin-antitoxin system VapC family toxin, whose protein sequence is MSEVVVDASAILALLNQEKRSEEVARFMGKAAISSVKVSEVIAKLAELNIPEDVIAEILSNLKLEVIPFSEEQALQAGMLRPVTKSLGLSLDRACLALGIYLHKPVLTSDRQWSHLNLNVEVRLVRS
- a CDS encoding Fic family protein, giving the protein MVHSTRAGQYVHQIEGYQAFIPSPLPPQPEIVMDQEMWNLLSQADRALGRLDGATDALPNPDLFVFMYVRKEAVLSSQIEGTQASLMDVLEFESQALEPQNPQDIAEVVNYIDAINHGLDRLKDLPVSLRLIKEIHEKLMRGVRGSERDPGEFRRSQNWIGTGGCSLKDATYVPPPPHEMLKSLDNLEKFLHSSQPMPTLIKVGLAHAQFETIHPFLDGNGRTGRLLITFLLCEQNILQRPLLYISYYFKKYRSQYYDYLQDIRDRGNWENWLKFFLCGIYEVAQEAAATARKIVNLKEEHRQLVLDQMGRRAAKAIALLESLYSKPIFTVEHAIEITKLRYSNANTLIKNLCDLRLLEEITGQKRNRAFSYAPYLEVFRD